One window of the Lytechinus variegatus isolate NC3 chromosome 3, Lvar_3.0, whole genome shotgun sequence genome contains the following:
- the LOC121411421 gene encoding UDP-D-xylose:L-fucose alpha-1,3-D-xylosyltransferase-like translates to MIRRWCRRKRVPSILLSTLMALGYIFLRLHALHVPEKQHPAKKKTSASETTHLTTSPMISPVQFNIRYKLNISNDGPIVLITSNKAFMDFAENWLESVRRLGIRPNILAISEDIVAYRTFLRYPNVTAVMTQRAASPQKTLAYLSHEYNVLINKRPVYIYRLLAKGRDVLFSDVDTVWLADPFPHLEGDYDVVLQEDLHNPKVVYCAGFIFFRATNASRAFVGEWISRIHKARDNVPDQRLLNQLIGENFGNLRIKVLDSSLFPNGKLYFDDEWRRQQTAKPVIVHNNWIEDHEEKVRRFKKHGFWYL, encoded by the exons ATGATAAGGAGATG gtGCCGCAGGAAACGTGTTCCGTCTATCTTACTTTCGACGTTGATGGCGCTAGGCTACATCTTTCTTAGACTACATG CATTGCATGTTCCAGAAAAGCAACATCCTGcaaagaagaaaacaagtgCCTCTGAAACAACTCATTTGACGACATCACCGATGATATCACCAGTTCAGTTCAACATCCGGTACAAACTCAACATATCGAATGACGGACCAATCGTCCTCATTACAAGCAACAAAGCGTTCATGGACTTCGCCGAGAACTGGCTGGAAAGTGTCCGCCGCCTGGGAATCCGTCCGAATATCCTCGCCATTTCTGAGGACATAGTGGCCTACAGGACTTTCCTGAGGTATCCCAACGTGACAGCCGTCATGACGCAACGAGCCGCATCGCCGCAAAAGACGCTGGCCTACCTCTCGCACGAGTACAACGTTCTCATCAACAAGCGACCTGTGTACATCTACAGGCTCCTAGCCAAGGGCAGGGATGTACTGTTCAGTGATGTCGACACCGTGTGGCTTGCGGATCCGTTCCCGCATCTCGAGGGCGACTACGACGTGGTGCTTCAGGAAGATCTGCATAATCCGAAAGTTGTCTATTGCGCAGGGTTCATCTTCTTCCGCGCGACCAATGCATCGCGCGCGTTCGTCGGGGAATGGATTAGCCGAATCCACAAGGCAAGGGATAACGTACCTGATCAGAGATTGTTAAACCAACTCATAGGAGAAAACTTTGGGAATCTGAGGATCAAAGTTCTTGATTCGTCTCTCTTTCCGAACGGAAAACTTTACTTTGATGACGAGTGGAGAAGGCAGCAAACTGCAAAACCTGTGATAGTCCATAATAACTGGATTGAAGATCACGAAGAGAAAGTACGGAGATTTAAGAAACATGGTTTCTGGTACTTGTGA